The following nucleotide sequence is from Acetivibrio cellulolyticus CD2.
TTGCTTGATGATTCCTGCCATTTCTGTATTCTCACATTTTCTGAAAGTACTACTACTATATTTCCTATGGAGAAATCAAGTATTGAGGCAAAAGAAAAAGCTCATATATTGGTTGCGGACATAAAAGTATACGGAGGAACAAAATTGTCTGCTCCTTTAAATACAGCCTCATTGGTTTTTGCGGGGTATGATGACTATTTAAAAATTGCTTATTTCGTTACTGACGGTAATAACTCACAGTCAGATATTAACAACCTTAACCTTGCTCTTAAAAGAAATAAGGGTAAATTCCACCTCAGCTGTTGGGGCCTCGGCACAGACTGGAATCCAAAAGAACTTAAAAGGATAGCAGATAATTTTGCCGGAACAGCAGAAGCTATAACAGCACCTGACGAAATGGCCTCAAAATTCCAGAAATCCCTTAGTGAACTTTTTTCAAAGTCAATTTTAAAAGCAACATTAAAACTTCAAGTCCCAAAAACCATTAGAATTAACAATATTAAGCAGATGAGCCCTGAAATACTTGATATTACTGAATATTTAAAAACGGTTGATGAAAAAAACTATGAAATATCTTTAGGGCCTTGGGGGCAAGAAATCAGAGACTATCATATTTCTTTTGAAGTTGAACCGCAAGAAGAAGGTGAAGAAATGCTGGTATGCAGGCCTAAAATTTCTTATATAACGGATAATGAAGAGAAAACATTTGATGGACAAAGAGTTGTTATTACATGGACCTCTCGAGTGGATTTATCTTCAAAAGAAAATGAAGAAGTAGAACATTTTAAAGGACAAGAAGAACTTTCTATAACAATTCGAAAAGGCTTGGATGCAAAAAATATGGGAGATACAGAACAAGCAACGCTCTTGCTTGGCAAAGCATACAAACTCGCAAATGAATCAGGTAATGATGAAGCGACAATGAGGCTTAAGAAAGTAATTGAAGTGCTCGATGAATCGGAAGGCACAGTACGGCTTCGTTCGAGTGGTAAATTAGAAAACAAAGCGGCGGACTTGGAACTTGACCTTGGCGGTACCAGAACTGTCAGAAGGCGTATTGCCGAATAAATTAAAGTGTAATATTAAGGAGAATAGTTTCTTATGGCAGAAGAAATCATTGTTTGCCCGGAATGTGGAATAGATAAAATTGAAAAATCTGAATTTTGTGAGGTTTGCAAATATAACTTTGTAATGGGTGAAGCTTACAAACCGGCAATTGGAACTCGTACAATATTAAGAAATACATTTAATAAGCATGAGGTTTATTTTAATATAGTTATCAACTATGATAAAGCACTTTGCGAAAAGGATTTGCTTAAAAAATTCCCTTTAAACGCATCTCCAATAGTTGTTCCCTTAGATTTACAAGAGACTTTAATAGGCAGGAGTTCTACTGAACAAGGGATTTTTCCCCATATAAATATTAATGATCCTGGTGTTTCACATCGGCATCTAAAATTAATATATAATAAAGAAGGAAACCTCGAAGTTTTGGATTTAAATACTTTAAACGGAACAAAACTAAATAGCAATGACCTTGAACCAGGCGTAAATATTTCACTACAAGACCAAGATGAACTGATAATCGGCATTTGGACAAGAATAAAAATTCAAAAGGTCTAGTGCTTTTTGACATTAATTCTGTTACAGCGCACTCGAATTAATGGTTAATAGTATCTTTTTGAAACTGCTTGATAAGGAGTATTTCTTAGTATGAAAAAGATTTTAGAAAACTGGCTTGATAAAATTTCTGTCACAGGCAAAAATAT
It contains:
- a CDS encoding FHA domain-containing protein; its protein translation is MAEEIIVCPECGIDKIEKSEFCEVCKYNFVMGEAYKPAIGTRTILRNTFNKHEVYFNIVINYDKALCEKDLLKKFPLNASPIVVPLDLQETLIGRSSTEQGIFPHININDPGVSHRHLKLIYNKEGNLEVLDLNTLNGTKLNSNDLEPGVNISLQDQDELIIGIWTRIKIQKV
- a CDS encoding VWA domain-containing protein — encoded protein: MDFKMSNYYNPYLPVMSRKVDAIISIEAKEKEEALGLSDKQQIKEAIIFIIDTSGSMAGGKIENAIKTLHTCIDLLDDSCHFCILTFSESTTTIFPMEKSSIEAKEKAHILVADIKVYGGTKLSAPLNTASLVFAGYDDYLKIAYFVTDGNNSQSDINNLNLALKRNKGKFHLSCWGLGTDWNPKELKRIADNFAGTAEAITAPDEMASKFQKSLSELFSKSILKATLKLQVPKTIRINNIKQMSPEILDITEYLKTVDEKNYEISLGPWGQEIRDYHISFEVEPQEEGEEMLVCRPKISYITDNEEKTFDGQRVVITWTSRVDLSSKENEEVEHFKGQEELSITIRKGLDAKNMGDTEQATLLLGKAYKLANESGNDEATMRLKKVIEVLDESEGTVRLRSSGKLENKAADLELDLGGTRTVRRRIAE